The Ziziphus jujuba cultivar Dongzao chromosome 1, ASM3175591v1 genome segment tatttacAATTGCCATGTTATGACATTTGCTGCTGTGTTTTCATGGTTCAATAATAGCGCTTCTGTCTCTTCCTCctcgtttttcttcttttatttattttttaaataaataataataataataataaatacacacTTTAAGAAGCATAGTTTCTTTGAACTGTACGTAATCATTTTATTTACTACTTTTCAAAGTGTAGGGCAGATGGCTATTGGCGATTTGTGTCGAGTTGATGATAAGAACAATTTATTCTAGTTGAGAAAAGtatgaatattattttaattagcatTTGCATTAGTAAAGTGGatgtgaatattttttaatttgatctgTTTAGCAAGTGGGTATGAATGGTTAATAAAACCAACCATTAAATAAAGGAGgtcaataaaataagataaaaccCGTACAACCACGTTTGGAATGAAGTTAAATTCTACGTGTGTTTTGagtttgtttttgaaaatgagaaattcaaaaataaaaattctggtgcAATCCtcggttaaaaaaatttaaaagggcAGGGAAGGAAATATTTAATCCAGTTGAGACGGGATTCTATTTCTGAACCATAGCATACAGAATAACGCAAGCTCCACCACAGGGATTTTAGATACCCTTATAAATTGCCGGAAAAGATGACTATTTATCAAAAAGTGCACACTAAACATAGGAACTCAAAACAGAAAGGGTCCTTCCATTTGCAGCAGGAATTCTACCGACCACTGCCAAGAATCATCCTGTTGAACAAAATATAAGCTAACGAGATCTTAAAAGAGCAACAGCAGAAGAAAATAATTCCGAATATCAAACCACTTGTGACAGtaactaattaatttagatACAAAATGTCAGTAAAAATATCACCTAACACAAAGAATCCAAGAAAGTTGGTTCATTTTGATCCCCTGCTTGAGCCTTCAAGTCTCTATATCGTTTGATCAAGGTTTAACACCCACCTGTAAAGAGCAGAAATAATAGTTGGCAagatattcaagaaaaaaaaactataattcaTTACTCAAATTATTTTCTTGTAgcccatttttttatttttcttttttggcctaCAAAAGTGGAGTCTAGACCACTAGCTGTTTCAGCCAAGGGATGCATGTCTACTTTATTCAAAGAGAAGGTCTTGAGCCTAACCCTCAATGGTCATATCGGCTATGCAGTTAAACCCTCAGTATAGAAGGGAGGCTTAAGGAAAGAAGCCTGTTCTTTTATTATCTAGCCCAGTTAGTGGACGAAGaattgaagaaaatgaaaaattggtATCCTCAACTAAGCATATATTGAAACAGGACCATATCTTATAGAAAGCTTTTCTAAAGCAGCATAATAGGCATCCTATTAAGTTACCAGGTGATCAATGAGGACAATAACTAGCATATGCTACTGCAACAATTTCAAACAAAATGCAACAAGTAAAGAATAATGTCCTTGTCATGCCATTTATATCCTGTTTAAACCGCACAGGAAGTTTTTCAATCCACTCTGCATTTGAATAAAGTTATTACCAGGAAGCTAAACTCAGACATCAGTTTCAGACACAACGTCATCATTTAGTGTACATGTTTAAACTTGCTCTAGTAATGAAACAAACatgatgactgccaaataatgtaAACTAACTTTGAATTTAGTAATTCATCTAATCTCTGATCTTCAGATTCCTATTGCAATAAAATGGATAGTTATATACACACAAACCAATATGAGtataagaaaagaagaaagctaTTGAGTTCTTGAGGTAAATACATGTACCCACTCACGAGTACATAGAATGTGTATGCCAGAATGTAATAGCTACCAAGCTACTTAAAAAATTGGGCAGGAAACATATACATAAGACAATTATGTTAGGACCTCTGAcccttaatattatttatttatacgaACAAATCCATGAAATTAGGGACTGAGATCATTGTGCTTGTATTTACATGAACAACGAATGATGGCGATATCAAAGGATATAGATTCCCAAAATCCAATCATAAGGGTAATTATCTTCCATCTCAATAATCTTAGTGATGTCTAAATCTATGTTTAAACTAGAAAAACGCCACTTCGAATGTAAGGCAAGGCAACTTATCAACAAGTTTTAATATCACAATTTAAATAGCATTTCTTTGGAGGCCCAATCCTAAAATATCATCGTTCCAATCCAATTTTCAAGCGAAAAAATACAGTTATCCATCTTCCTTATTAGGAAGTTAAACAACCTGCCTCAAGCACCTATCAGGCTTGAAAACTAAGCCCACCTTAATGTGTAGGTGAAGAAAACAAGATGATAACCAGTTGACATTTTTACTTTCCGCTAAACCAGTAATCATCACTTGCTCAAAAACAAGGAATCTTGATATGCTCTAAAACCGAACTGAACTAAGCTTTTGACTGCAAAGCATCTGGGTCAATTCATCCTAAAGACATAGAAAAATCAAACACTGAgctataattcgtaaattttccCAAAAGAACCTaattaaaataagttttttttttttttaaagaaaaaaaaagacatagaAAAATCAAACACTGAGctataattcataaatttccCCAAAAGAACCTaattaaaataagtttttttttttttttttttttaaattctcttaCTATCCAATTCCAATTCTCATTGCATCCTACTtacataaacaaccaaacaaTCCACGCACATTCCAAATCAATAACCTTGACAAAACCAAAACATACAACAAATCAGAGAGAACAGAAGACTAACCAGACTAGCGGTTGCGCTCAGCGGGCAAAGGACGGTTGAAACCGCCACGGCGGTTCATGTACTGCCTGGGCTGGCGCTTAGTTACCGCCCTAACGCCACTCACATCGGCACCAGGGACCTGTTTTCCTTTAGTGGAATCGAACCCCATAGGAATccccatcttcttcatcatctctATCTCGTCCTCATTCAAGCCCTCCTCATCCTCTCCCTCTCCATTACCAGTGCTATTCTGCTTTTGCTGCTGCTTCTGATGCTCCTTGGCGATTCCATCAACGAATTCCGACACCACCTTCTGCCTCTCCCTCTCGTCCTCAGCGGTGGATTCCCTCCGCTGGCGCTTCCGAGGCTCAGGCGACGGTGTAcgatggtggtggtggcggcGCCGGTGAGAGCGGTCATCCGGCGAGCGAGAACGGGAAAGAGAGCGGGAGAGGTGCAGTTCTGGAGAGCGCGTGCGTGAGCGGGTGTGGCGCGATCTGGTGCGCTCGGGCGTACGGGACCTCTTGCTGCGAACCCTATCCCGTTCTCGTTCACGCTCACGCTCGCGCTCGTCTCTGTCTCGGCGTCTTTCTCTGTCTCTATCTCGGTCTCGGTCTCTGTCTCGGGCTCGATCTCGGTCTCTGTCCCGATCGCCCATTTTGTTGAGAATGAAGGCGGATTCTTTCGAACCCCATAGCTTATTGGGCATTATTCCTTCTTTTGAAGCACTACCCTACTCAACTCAAGTGTGCgaattggtcttttttttttaaataaataaataaatatatatatatatatatatatatatatatatataaacatgatgtatatatatatatataaaagctttTAAGGCATGGACCatccatatttatatttgtatatggatcgcattaaaaaaattaaaaaaaaaatattaattttattgtgtacgctataatatatatagtaaaatcaataaaaaagtattaatttTGGACACAATATGATTCACatatattttctcaaaaaagaaaaaattacttacctcataccattttatttttggaaaataatatatttttgtcgttatctataatattaaatatctatcctaaataataattttaaaagtataatcACATTTACTTGTTTATAAAAATCTTTATAATACTCTTTTTTGAGCTTTATAGCTTTACATCTCAAAATGATTCAATAAAAATGAGttagaataaatatttttgagaaaaacataaaatatttttgagaagttatgaaaaaaaaaattgaaaattataaagatttggaaaatttgacaatATTAAATCTTTCTAAACTTTACTTTCAAAAGTATAATCACCTCTACTTGTTTCCAAATAAACTTTTGGAATACTTTATTCAGTAGAAAAGATTTCTTGTAGCCAAAGCATACAATTCCTAGTATGATGGTTGTTGTTGATCcatcaatataattttcttaCCATTTTGCTTACGAATTTGTTATGCGAttagaatattttataaaattgtttaacGAGGTCTTTAATTTCCATCCAAATTACTACATCAAAAATAGTGATAAATagcttattttctttctttctttttttcccccccttatTAAgtgcttagttttttttttttttttttttggttttttccctTTTCGTTTGATAAATAAGTGTTTAGTTTTCTTAGTTGTCAAATGTTTTGAGAATTTAATGAATAAGAAATATATCTAAATACTTTATGTGCTAAACTAAAATATTATGCACtgtctccaaaaaaaaaaaataaataaactaagaTGTTATGTAATGAGGTCAAACAGAAGgagttgaaattcaaaatctttaCTTCTTATTTTTACAACAAGAGACAAGGAGCAATTCAGTGTTCTAATTAtactgtattttttattttatttttttccatttttgagaGTATATTAGATgagttttgatttttcaaaattcaaatataaacaTTTAATTAAAATCCATGGGCCCAGAAAGCAGGCCTAGTCATCAATCTAGGTTGGGCCAAGAATGTAATGTAAGAGAGTGTTTGGTAACGAGCATAAGGAGATCCACTTTGGTTTGGCAGAGAAGGTCAAACTCAAAGAG includes the following:
- the LOC107427510 gene encoding uncharacterized protein LOC107427510, coding for MPNKLWGSKESAFILNKMGDRDRDRDRARDRDRDRDRDRERRRDRDERERERERERDRVRSKRSRTPERTRSRHTRSRTRSPELHLSRSLSRSRSPDDRSHRRRHHHHRTPSPEPRKRQRRESTAEDERERQKVVSEFVDGIAKEHQKQQQKQNSTGNGEGEDEEGLNEDEIEMMKKMGIPMGFDSTKGKQVPGADVSGVRAVTKRQPRQYMNRRGGFNRPLPAERNR